From the Bacteroidales bacterium genome, the window AAATCAGAGCACAAAAAAAAATATCACGGGAATTTCCGATAAAGACGGCAAGTTTTCAATTCTGATTCCAAAAGGATATAAATATAATGTAAAAATAAAAAGTTTTACTGATAATAAGGAATATGATGTAATTGAAATTCCTTCAAAAGACGGAGGACTTATTACTACAACTTTGACTTTAAAATTCGACCCTCCTAAAACTTTTGTTTTAAACAATGTTTTATTTGATTTTGCAAAAGCAACACTTAAAAAAGAATCATTTAAAACATTAGATGATTTGCTTGAACTCTTGAAAATAAAAAATACTATGGTGATTGAAATTGATGGACATACTGACAATGTTGGCAATCCCGAATCCAATATGAAACTATCGCAGGAGCGGGCAAACTCGGTGAGAGATTATTTAATTAAAAACGGAATACCCGCAAAAAGAGTTACGGCAAAAGGATACGGCGACACTCAACCTGTTGACGATAATGCCACCGATGAAGGACGACAAAAAAACAGAAGAACAGAAGTGAATGTTTTAAGTGAATAAAAGTTTAAACTGCAACTACTGATTTCTTCTTGTAGGTTGCCAAATTCCTGATTTTATTCCTCCTGCATATTTAAAAAAACCAAGCATTAATGCGAGATTCATAAAATAAAAATGTGTAATAAAACGAAATGCAGCGATGTGTATTTTTGTTTTCTTCAGAAGAAAATCAAATAATGGAATTATTATTAACAGAAATTGGAGAACAAAAGTTATTTTGAAAAATGTATTCACCGATACGAGAAATGAATTGCTGATAAACGCAAATATCAGTAAAAAAGGAACAAACCATCGTATTATTTTGTGTGAAATAAAACAAAAAGATAAACCTGCAATGTGCGAAAATATGAGATATTTAAAATGTATAAGATTTTGAAAGTTCCCTGCAGCTATTCTCTTTTTTCTCCTTATTTCTTCATTCAAATCATTTGACACATCTTCGTGGACAATTGATGCCATTTCATTTATAGCTTTCTTTCCTTTTTCAAGAATTTTCATGTTTATATAAAAATCGTCAACAAGATTATTTTCGGGAACAGGACAGAACAGATTTTTTCTTAACGCAAAACATCCGCCGAATGGTCCCATCATCGTTCCCCAAATCAAACTTTCTTTGTTTTTAATACTTACTTCAATATTTATATATGTTTTTTCCTGAAGTGAAATGCCTTCTTTTTTCAGATTGCATTTTTTCATGTTCGTATCCACCAAACCTATTTCCTGATTTTTGAAATGTTTAATCATTTCAAAAATTGTTTCTTTTTCAAAAAAAACATTTGCATCAGTAAGAATTAAAACTTCACCGCTTGCATGCTCAACAAGCTCGTTGACAACAATTGATTTCCCCCTGCGTTTAGGAAATTCAAGAAAAATAACCTGTTTGGATACCTGTGTAATGCCTTTCACTATTTTATTAGTATCATCGGTTGAAGCATCGGAACCAATGATTACCTGAATTTTTTCCTGCGGATAAGTTGTGTTAAATGTTGTTTTAATTTTTTCTTCAATAACTTTTTCTTCGTTAAATGCTGAAATAATTATTGAAACAAGAGGTAATTCGTCGTCATTATTATAAATAACTGAATTCGGCTTTCGGTTTATTGAAAGTAATATTAATATGAATGGGAAAATCAGATATGAATATAATATTAGAAAAACTGATATGCCGAAAATAATAATCATTCAGTGAAAATTTATTTACAAATTTAATTATTTTTTTATAATTTATTTTTTATAATTTTAACAAGATTAAAAAAAACAAATAATTATGGTAAACGAACAACTGATAAATCCTAAAAGTATTGTAATAATAGGTGGTTCAAATGACATTTCCAAACCCGGAGGTAAGGTATTAAAAAATATTATTGACGGGAAATTCAAAGGTGACTTGTATGTTGTAAATCCTAAAGAAAATAATGTACAAGGTTTGAATTGCTATAAAAATACATCTGAGCTTCCTGACGTTGATTTGGCAATTATTGCAGTTGGTTGCAAATTCATTCCCGATATGGTTGAGCATCTTGCAAAAAATAAAAATACAAAAGCTTATATCATTCTCTCCGCTGGATTTAGTGAAGAAAACGAAGAAGGAAGATTGCTTGAAGAAAAAATTGTTAAAACAATAAATAGTGTTGGTGGATGTTTAATAGGTCCTAATTGCATTGGCTTTTTAAATTCCAATTACAACGGAGTTTTCACTACTCCAATTCCAAAACTTTCTCCAAAAGGTTGTGATTTTATTTCCGGTTCGGGTGCTACTGCTGTATTTATTATGGAAGCGGGTATTCCAAAAGGGTTAAGCTTTGCAAGTGTTTATTCTGTCGGAAATAGTTCACAAATGGGAGTTGAAGAAATTTTAAAATACCTTGATGAAAGCTTTGATACCGCAACAAGTTCGAAAGTAAAGTTGTTATATATCGAAACTATTAAAAAGCCCGATATGCTTTTAAAACACGCATCGTCATTGGTTCGCAAAGGATGCAGAATTGCGGCAATAAAAGCGGGCTCGTCGGAAGCAGGCAGCAGGGCGGCATCTTCGCATACCGGGGCTTTGGCAAGTTCCGATGTTGCGGTTGATGCTTTGTTCAGAAAAGCAGGAATAGTAAGATGTTATGGCAGAGATGAACTTACTACGGTAGCATCTTTATTTATGCATAAAGAACTTCAAGGGAAAAACATTGCAATAATAACTCATGCAGGCGGACCGGCAGTTATGCTTACAGATGCTCTTTCAAACGGAGGATTGGAAATTCCGCATATCGAAGGTAAAGATGCAAGTGAACTTTTAACAAAATTAAGTCCTGGTTCATCGGTTGCAAACCCCATTGATTTTCTGGCAACGGGAAACGCCGAACAATTGGGAACTATAATTGATTATGTTGAAAATAAATTCAGCAATATTGATGCAATGGTTGTTATTTTCGGTAGTCCAGGGTTGTTTGAAGTTTATGATGTTTACAAAGTTTTGCTTGACAAAATGCGAACTTGTAAAAAGCCGATATATCCCGTACTTCCTTCAATAGTAAATGCAAAAAAGGAAATTGAATATTTTATTTCAGAAGGCGGAATAAACTTTCCGGACGAAGTGGTTTTTGGTAATGCTTTGGTGAAAGTATATAACGCAACCAAGCCAGCATCCGAAAAAAATGATTTGCCTTCAATTGATACAAAAAAAATCCGTTCAATTATTAATAATGCAAATGATGGTTATCTGAGTCCATCGGATGTGCAAAATTTACTTGATGCTGCCGGAATTCCCAGAGCATGTGAAGCTGTTGCAAAAACAAAAGACGGAGCCATAAGTGCTGCTGCTCATCTGGGTTATCCTGTTGTGATGAAAGTTGTCGGACCAATTCATAAATCCGAAGTGGATGGAGTTGCCCTTAACATTGAAGATTCCACAACTCTTGAAAAAGAATTTGACAGAATGCTCAAAATTAAAGATACCACAGCAATTTTAATTCAACCAATGTTGTCGGGTATCGAATTATTTGCCGGAGCGAAATTTGAAGATAAATTCGGACATTTAATTTTATGCGGGCTTGGAGGAATTTTTATCGAAGTATTGAAAGACGTTTCTTCCGGCTTGTCCCCACTTTCAAAAAATGAAGCATTGAAAATGATAAGGAAATTAAAATCATATAAAATTATTCAGGGTGCAAGAGGAAAAGAAGGAGTTGATGAAAATGTTTTTGCAGAAATAATAGTTCGCTTGTCGGCACTGGTAAAAGCCGCTCCCGAAATCACCGAAATGGATTTGAATCCTTTGCTTGGCACTGGTAAAAAAATTGTTGCAGTTGATGCAAGGATAAATATTAAAAAAAGTTTAAAGTTTAATGTTTAAAGTTTATTTTGCGAAAAATCTGCAGTATCTGCGGGAAATAAATTTGAATTTTATTTTTCCATTTGTGGTAAAACATCTTTTTTCTATTTAAACATATTTTAATATTTTATAACTTTGCTTTTTTTATAAATAATCATAAGATGAAAGTTTTAAAATTTGGTGGCACATCAGTTGGAACTCCGCAAAGAATGCGTGATGTTGCAGTATTGATTAAAAACGAATTGCCTTGTGTTGTTGTATTGTCGGCAGTTTCGGGAACTACTAATGCATTGGTTGATGCATCCTGTAGTTTATTGAAAAACAAAAAAGAAAGCTCAACGAAAATTATTGATGAACTCGAAAAGAAATATGTAAAATTTATTGATGAATTATTTTCTGCCGAAACCCATAAACAAAAGGGGTTGGGATTAATAAAAAATATTTTTAGTGAAATTAAAAAGTTTTCATCAGGTGAATTTTCTGTTAAAGAAGAAAAGATAATTCTTGCACAAGGTGAATT encodes:
- a CDS encoding OmpA family protein; this encodes NQSTKKNITGISDKDGKFSILIPKGYKYNVKIKSFTDNKEYDVIEIPSKDGGLITTTLTLKFDPPKTFVLNNVLFDFAKATLKKESFKTLDDLLELLKIKNTMVIEIDGHTDNVGNPESNMKLSQERANSVRDYLIKNGIPAKRVTAKGYGDTQPVDDNATDEGRQKNRRTEVNVLSE
- a CDS encoding glycosyltransferase, with amino-acid sequence MIIIFGISVFLILYSYLIFPFILILLSINRKPNSVIYNNDDELPLVSIIISAFNEEKVIEEKIKTTFNTTYPQEKIQVIIGSDASTDDTNKIVKGITQVSKQVIFLEFPKRRGKSIVVNELVEHASGEVLILTDANVFFEKETIFEMIKHFKNQEIGLVDTNMKKCNLKKEGISLQEKTYINIEVSIKNKESLIWGTMMGPFGGCFALRKNLFCPVPENNLVDDFYINMKILEKGKKAINEMASIVHEDVSNDLNEEIRRKKRIAAGNFQNLIHFKYLIFSHIAGLSFCFISHKIIRWFVPFLLIFAFISNSFLVSVNTFFKITFVLQFLLIIIPLFDFLLKKTKIHIAAFRFITHFYFMNLALMLGFFKYAGGIKSGIWQPTRRNQ
- a CDS encoding acetate--CoA ligase family protein — translated: MVNEQLINPKSIVIIGGSNDISKPGGKVLKNIIDGKFKGDLYVVNPKENNVQGLNCYKNTSELPDVDLAIIAVGCKFIPDMVEHLAKNKNTKAYIILSAGFSEENEEGRLLEEKIVKTINSVGGCLIGPNCIGFLNSNYNGVFTTPIPKLSPKGCDFISGSGATAVFIMEAGIPKGLSFASVYSVGNSSQMGVEEILKYLDESFDTATSSKVKLLYIETIKKPDMLLKHASSLVRKGCRIAAIKAGSSEAGSRAASSHTGALASSDVAVDALFRKAGIVRCYGRDELTTVASLFMHKELQGKNIAIITHAGGPAVMLTDALSNGGLEIPHIEGKDASELLTKLSPGSSVANPIDFLATGNAEQLGTIIDYVENKFSNIDAMVVIFGSPGLFEVYDVYKVLLDKMRTCKKPIYPVLPSIVNAKKEIEYFISEGGINFPDEVVFGNALVKVYNATKPASEKNDLPSIDTKKIRSIINNANDGYLSPSDVQNLLDAAGIPRACEAVAKTKDGAISAAAHLGYPVVMKVVGPIHKSEVDGVALNIEDSTTLEKEFDRMLKIKDTTAILIQPMLSGIELFAGAKFEDKFGHLILCGLGGIFIEVLKDVSSGLSPLSKNEALKMIRKLKSYKIIQGARGKEGVDENVFAEIIVRLSALVKAAPEITEMDLNPLLGTGKKIVAVDARINIKKSLKFNV